The following are from one region of the Papaver somniferum cultivar HN1 unplaced genomic scaffold, ASM357369v1 unplaced-scaffold_132, whole genome shotgun sequence genome:
- the LOC113333026 gene encoding uncharacterized protein LOC113333026, with translation MDCETPCSFRFSDDKIIESTPAKLAGIFCMQMIGSRKGQKLLKYYCPSDLTDNVLYSKYFTDIKSTKHQTTVTKTNILEKIKQLMAKRRKSGKRKKVDEKDLVCLIGLYLCCVLFFGDKNANGVNAKYLSIVETYDTVLKVSWPDLIHEHLFEEIHTNLSCLSNVKACVQYLLLLFAEHTPAGLIPKVENHEEDIPRVGRWDIYQISDYIWKTDMTQFSPTPSFVAEFSQLEKQLGISTVVPSKDDLQSWLKAQTIENSHLKEQLQEKQAMLKAVYAIAREGISEGDLSGTAEFKVHKFSCQIIQAMGIDPYKVTQEEFMQHEDDVHGDGSTEQEKEKDDAETSFNEEFPCMSLAAGNTPTILQAQTAAEGHKRPLRTYSSSMKSVTTCKTPPKKKPVAKQKPTPTKNVDEEQKKDVEETPVTDEAQKKAADGGVVDGAGDDVAAKVNEDTPGTFDDSSASTQFEDSMVITATTPQTQPDNAQTYSLVQLGANPDDMTNVEVSEMIDEIVSNINKTEHGPAVTENAEPTSTGNHSSVLCFVCNGSLQRRKTFLALD, from the exons atggattgtgagacaccatgttcattcaGGTTTTCTGATGATAAGATTATAGAGTCTACACCGGCAAAGCTGGCTGGTATATTTTGCATGCAGATGATTGGAAGCAGAAAGGGTCAGAAGCTGTTAAAGTACTATTGTCCTAGTGATTTGACTGACAATGTTTTATACAGCAAATACTTCACCGATATCAAATCTACAAAGCATCAGACGACGGTGACTAAGACaaacattttagagaagataaaacaacttatggcaaaaaggagaaaaagtgggaaaagaaagaaagttgatgaAAAGGATCTAGTTTGCCTGATAGGTCTTTATCTTTGCTGTGTATTGTTTTTTGGCGACAAAAATGCCAATGGAGTGAACGCGAAATATCTTAGTATCGTTGAAACTTATGATACGGTGCTCAAGGTGTCGTGGCCTGATTTAATACACGAGCACTTGTTTGAAGAGATTCATACTAATCTTAGTTGTTTGTCAAATGTGAAGGCTTGTGTGCAATACCTACTG ttaTTGTTTGCTGAACACACGCCAGCAGGATTAATCCCGAAAGTTGAGAACCACGAGGAAGATATCCCAAGGGTTGGGAGATGGGATATATACCAGATTTCTGATTACATTTGGAAAACAGACATGACACAGTTTTCG ccaactcctagttttgtggctgagttttcacagcttgagaAGCAGCTGGGTATATCAACCGTGGTACCCAGCAAGGACGACCTGCAAAGTTGGCTGAAAGCGCAAACTATTGAGAATAGCCATCTGAAAGAGCAACTGCAAGAAAAGCAAGCAATGCTTAAAGCAGTGTATGCAATTGCAAGAGAAGGGATATCAGAAGGGGACCTTTCAGGAACAGCGGAATTCAAGGTtcacaaatttagttgccaaattaTCCAAGCAATGGGTATTGATCCTTACAAAGTGACCCAGGAAGAGTTTATGCAACATGAAGATGATGTACATGGAGATGGAAGTACtgagcaagagaaagagaaagatgacgcggaaacttccttcaatgaagaat ttccatgtatgagccttgcagctggaaatacgccaacaattctgcaagctcaaactgctgcagaggGGCACAAAAGACCACTCAGGACATATAGTTCGAGTATGAAGAGTGTGACAACTTGCaagactccaccaaagaaaaagCCTGTCGCAAAGCAAAAGCCCACTCCTACAAAAAATGTTgatgaggagcagaagaaagatgTTGAAGAGACACCTGTTACGGATGAGGCACAGAAGAAAGCTGCAGATGGTGGAGTTGTGGATGGGGCAGGTGATGATGTAGCTGCAAAAGTCAATGAGGATACACCTGGAACTTTTGATGACAGTTCTGCTTCAACACAGTTTGAGGACTCCATGGTGATAACTGCTACAACACCGCAAACACAGCCTGACAATGCTCAGACCTACAGTTTGGTCCAACTAGGAGCTAACCCTGATGATATGACGAATGTTGAAGTGAGTGAAATGATAGATGAGATCGTCAGCAACATTAACAAAACTGAACATGGACCCGCAGTGACGGAGAATGCAGAACCTACCTCAACTGGTAACCACTCTTCCGTtctatgttttgtttgtaatggaagt CTACAACGCAGGAAAACGTTTTTAGCCTTGGATTAG